A section of the Terriglobia bacterium genome encodes:
- a CDS encoding ABC transporter permease, which produces MDSILADIRYSLRLLFKHPGFTAVAIATLALGIGINTSIFTVFNALALRPLPAKDPGSVVRIYESFEDGPRYGSASYPDFMDFREQNNVLSGLVAYTGAALRLGESSDPNTPTESFQGTLVSGNFFSVLGVDAVVGRTFIPEEDKTPGSHPVTVLSYGLWQRRFGSDPGVVGKTLILNFHPYTVVGVAPKWFTGLEPTATDLWIPLMMEAEAVPGGNILNNRNTHRLKLVGRLKPGVSLKQAEAQISTLAAQLDRTDGQPVAKTRKVSATITPSSFLDPTDQANVIPVAILMMTAVGLVLLIACANLANLLLSRAASRQKEIGIRLSLGATRGRLIRQLLTESTLLSLGGGITGLLLTFWITDLLLRFVHPPGELPLAINVSPDVNVFVYALLISLAAGVAFGLLPSMQSTKLNLTSALKDEGTPFGQRISRSRLRSLLVGAQVAVSLVLLIGAGLLVRALHNAQTTDPGFAMKDVFVLSPDLRLHGYTPVRAAEFDRELVDKLQSLPGVESVGMAWVIPLGSSFSDTNVEIEGHETPPGKKSPMANVNFVSGKYFDALGISMVHGRTFTEQEMAKDSKVALVNESFARRFWPGEDPIGKRFNYGIEIVGVVKDTRSVYLWSSSEPIAYRTVEPDFQPDMKFFVRTDGNSKYLSTTLPGIVGSIDGSVQTNVKTLEDNLQGWLWPSRMGAMLSAALGLLALLLASVGIYGVTAYAVSQRTHEIGIRLALGAERRAVLHLVLRQGMRPVIAGIAAGLVISIAATNLLAKFLYGLSAVDVVTFALVSAILAAVAALANYLPARRAARVNPMVALHYE; this is translated from the coding sequence ATGGATTCAATCCTGGCCGACATCCGGTACAGCCTGCGTCTGTTGTTCAAACACCCCGGCTTCACGGCCGTCGCCATTGCCACGCTGGCGCTGGGCATCGGAATCAACACCAGCATCTTCACTGTGTTCAACGCCCTTGCATTGCGCCCGCTTCCCGCGAAGGATCCCGGTAGTGTAGTGAGAATCTACGAGTCATTCGAGGATGGACCCCGATATGGATCCGCCTCCTACCCGGACTTCATGGATTTCCGCGAACAAAACAATGTTCTCTCAGGGCTGGTTGCTTACACAGGAGCGGCGCTGCGGCTGGGCGAGAGCAGTGATCCCAACACCCCCACCGAATCGTTTCAGGGCACACTCGTCTCGGGAAATTTCTTTTCCGTCCTTGGAGTTGACGCGGTTGTTGGTCGAACTTTCATTCCGGAAGAGGATAAGACACCCGGTTCGCATCCCGTGACGGTTTTGAGCTATGGTTTATGGCAAAGGAGGTTCGGTTCAGATCCCGGGGTGGTGGGAAAAACGCTGATTCTGAATTTCCATCCGTACACCGTGGTCGGGGTAGCTCCCAAGTGGTTCACCGGCTTGGAACCGACGGCCACGGATCTATGGATACCCCTGATGATGGAGGCTGAGGCGGTGCCCGGCGGCAACATCCTCAATAATCGCAATACCCATCGGCTCAAACTGGTGGGCCGGTTGAAACCCGGGGTGAGCCTGAAGCAGGCTGAAGCCCAAATTTCAACCCTTGCCGCCCAACTCGATCGAACCGATGGCCAGCCTGTTGCCAAGACCAGAAAAGTCAGCGCGACGATCACCCCGAGCTCATTTCTGGATCCTACTGACCAAGCGAATGTTATTCCGGTCGCCATCCTTATGATGACTGCCGTCGGACTGGTCCTCCTCATCGCCTGTGCCAATCTCGCCAATCTGTTACTTTCGCGGGCCGCCTCACGGCAAAAAGAGATTGGAATCCGGCTGTCCTTGGGGGCCACCCGGGGCCGGCTGATCCGACAACTTTTGACCGAGAGCACCCTGCTTTCTCTGGGCGGGGGAATCACCGGACTTCTCCTTACTTTCTGGATTACGGACCTGCTCCTCAGGTTCGTCCATCCTCCGGGGGAGCTACCGCTCGCCATCAATGTGAGCCCCGATGTCAATGTCTTCGTATACGCCCTGTTAATCTCCCTTGCGGCCGGAGTTGCGTTTGGCCTGCTCCCGTCCATGCAATCCACGAAGCTGAACCTCACATCGGCCTTAAAGGATGAAGGCACCCCCTTCGGACAACGGATCAGCCGCTCTCGACTGCGAAGTCTACTGGTGGGAGCACAGGTCGCGGTCTCCCTGGTCTTGTTGATCGGTGCCGGCTTGCTGGTGCGAGCGCTTCACAATGCCCAAACGACCGACCCGGGATTTGCCATGAAGGATGTCTTCGTTCTGTCCCCCGATCTGCGACTGCATGGCTACACCCCGGTCCGTGCTGCCGAATTTGACCGGGAACTTGTGGACAAGCTCCAATCCCTGCCGGGAGTCGAGTCCGTGGGGATGGCCTGGGTCATCCCCCTGGGCTCATCATTCTCCGATACCAATGTGGAGATCGAAGGCCACGAGACTCCTCCCGGGAAAAAATCGCCCATGGCCAATGTCAATTTTGTTTCCGGAAAATATTTTGATGCACTGGGCATTTCGATGGTTCATGGCCGAACTTTCACCGAACAGGAGATGGCGAAGGATTCGAAGGTTGCCCTTGTCAATGAATCGTTTGCACGACGCTTTTGGCCGGGAGAAGATCCCATTGGAAAACGGTTCAATTACGGCATTGAAATTGTTGGGGTCGTGAAGGACACCCGGAGCGTTTATCTCTGGTCATCGAGCGAGCCCATCGCGTATCGAACGGTCGAGCCGGATTTCCAGCCGGACATGAAATTCTTCGTTCGAACTGACGGCAACTCAAAATACCTCTCGACGACGTTACCGGGGATTGTCGGAAGCATCGACGGCAGCGTACAGACTAATGTCAAAACGCTGGAAGATAATCTTCAGGGATGGCTGTGGCCCTCCCGCATGGGAGCGATGCTCTCCGCTGCACTCGGCCTGCTGGCCCTCTTGCTGGCCTCGGTGGGCATTTACGGCGTGACCGCTTACGCGGTCAGCCAGCGGACCCACGAGATTGGCATTCGCCTGGCGCTGGGTGCGGAGCGGCGCGCTGTGCTTCACCTGGTTTTGAGGCAGGGAATGCGCCCGGTCATCGCAGGGATTGCCGCCGGCCTGGTGATTTCCATTGCGGCGACGAACCTGCTGGCAAAGTTCCTCTATGGGTTGAGCGCCGTTGATGTGGTGACGTTTGCCCTCGTGTCGGCGATTCTCGCGGCCGTGGCCGCGCTGGCGAATTACCTCCCTGCGCGTCGTGCGGCAAGAGTCAATCCGATGGTGGCGTTGCATTATGAGTAG
- a CDS encoding DUF2911 domain-containing protein: MKSKLIVLGVSILTLLLSLPRLVQAQPKQPAIVAFGSDSPERGTTRVGYWNTQKNMGTGQFAVNYGRPVWNKDYEDPAKFDPMTKGKTWRMGSNFWTVLDTDMPLKISGKTVPAGLWYLGLHRSEDGKQWSLAFIDPVKARREHVDASEIGRAPTEFMVPVTMDPPGDLKEKLAIDLVFKRPDIQNVTLKIAWGTLRLSAPIIVPVPTGS, from the coding sequence ATGAAATCGAAGCTCATCGTCCTCGGCGTGTCAATCTTGACGCTGCTGCTATCGCTCCCCCGGCTCGTCCAGGCCCAGCCGAAGCAGCCCGCCATTGTCGCCTTTGGGAGCGACTCCCCGGAGCGGGGAACCACGCGCGTCGGGTACTGGAACACACAGAAGAACATGGGCACCGGCCAGTTTGCCGTCAATTACGGTCGTCCCGTGTGGAACAAGGATTATGAGGATCCCGCGAAGTTCGATCCCATGACCAAAGGCAAGACATGGCGGATGGGGAGCAACTTCTGGACGGTGCTCGACACGGATATGCCCCTCAAGATTTCCGGGAAGACCGTCCCCGCGGGGCTCTGGTATCTCGGCCTGCATCGGTCTGAGGACGGTAAGCAATGGAGTCTTGCGTTTATCGACCCGGTCAAGGCCCGGCGTGAACACGTTGATGCTTCGGAAATCGGCCGGGCGCCCACTGAATTCATGGTGCCGGTGACCATGGACCCTCCCGGCGATCTGAAAGAAAAGCTTGCAATCGACCTGGTTTTCAAGCGGCCCGATATTCAAAATGTCACTCTCAAAATTGCCTGGGGCACGCTCCGATTGAGCGCTCCGATCATCGTGCCGGTCCCAACCGGGAGCTAG
- a CDS encoding ABC transporter permease, translated as METLFQDLRFSLRILLKNPGFTLVAVLTLALGIGANTAIFSVVNAVLLRTLPVPRPQELVVLGNPDAHGMSNGSSSGDRDIFSYHEFEQLRDQNRVFSSIFAAASSVNSMDGYFDETGTSEPAEPVKASLVSGAFFSVLGAKPILGRTFTQEVDRVPGVNPVAVISYDFWRRRYSRDPSVLGRTVRLRQTTFEIIGVTGPGFFGETVGESPDLWVPLSMQMAVIPGKNLLVDPNSIMERTIWIQIMGRLRPGVSLEQAKASINVTFQQMLQTDASPSLTADQHKEWMDQRIAPTSAAKGASTLRGRFTDPLRILMGLVGLVLLIACANVANLLLSRATMRQKEIAMRLALGARPSRLVRQLLTESLLLALVGGGVGLVLAQWANSLLVRLASGGPDLISVDLHPDARILGFTLALSILTGVMFGLIPSLHSARFDLNSILKGSGRGATADRGRNPISRMPVGKILVVAQVTISLLLLVVAGLFVRSFQKLVNVDLGYKPDRFLLFRINPLQSGYQGAALLQFHRTLLEKIAAIPGVQGVTLSENGLFSHTESADPIWVEGYTPKTGPDKHARFDQVGPRYFSTVGIPVVVGRDVDPHDGGNGPRVGWINQTMARFYFPNTNPLGKHVRDEYPDNPGEFEIVGVVADAKYNSLREKTPRRFYVPFFHPITEVAAANFEIRTRAEPAAVAASLRDLVKSLDRSLPTLHVHTMTELVDQSLARERLITSLSGLFGTLAVLLASIGLYAVMAFAVARRTNEIGIRMALGAQRRNVLGIVMRETLVLVLLGIGIGLPVVFATTRLLSQLLFGLTPVDPATILMATVGMISVAALAAYLPAHRASRVDPMVALRYE; from the coding sequence ATGGAAACCCTGTTTCAGGATCTTCGCTTCAGTCTTCGGATTCTGCTGAAGAATCCCGGCTTCACCCTGGTGGCGGTGCTGACCCTGGCCCTTGGCATCGGGGCCAACACCGCCATTTTCAGTGTTGTCAATGCGGTGCTGCTCCGGACTCTCCCCGTCCCCCGTCCCCAGGAGTTGGTTGTTCTTGGAAACCCGGATGCCCATGGGATGAGTAATGGGAGCAGTTCGGGCGACCGGGACATTTTCTCCTATCACGAATTCGAACAGCTTCGCGATCAGAACCGGGTCTTCTCGAGCATCTTTGCTGCAGCGAGCTCCGTGAACTCCATGGACGGCTACTTCGACGAGACCGGGACGAGCGAACCTGCCGAGCCTGTCAAGGCCAGCCTTGTCAGTGGCGCTTTTTTCTCTGTGCTGGGTGCCAAGCCCATTCTCGGCCGGACCTTTACACAGGAAGTCGACAGGGTCCCGGGAGTGAACCCGGTGGCAGTCATCAGCTATGATTTTTGGAGACGGCGGTATAGCCGGGATCCTTCCGTACTGGGACGCACGGTCCGACTTCGTCAAACCACTTTTGAGATCATCGGGGTCACAGGTCCCGGATTTTTTGGTGAAACGGTCGGTGAATCGCCGGATTTGTGGGTGCCCTTGTCGATGCAAATGGCCGTGATCCCTGGAAAAAATCTCCTGGTCGATCCAAACAGCATCATGGAGAGAACCATCTGGATACAAATCATGGGGCGGCTAAGACCCGGGGTGAGTTTGGAACAAGCCAAGGCGAGCATCAACGTGACGTTTCAGCAGATGCTTCAAACGGATGCCAGTCCGAGCCTGACGGCAGACCAGCACAAGGAGTGGATGGATCAACGAATTGCCCCGACGAGCGCCGCGAAAGGCGCATCGACGCTGCGGGGACGCTTTACCGATCCCCTCCGGATTTTGATGGGATTGGTCGGACTCGTGCTTCTGATTGCCTGTGCCAATGTAGCCAACCTCCTGCTCTCGCGCGCGACCATGCGTCAGAAGGAAATTGCTATGCGGCTTGCATTGGGTGCCCGGCCCTCCCGCCTGGTGCGACAGCTCCTGACCGAGAGTCTCCTGCTCGCGTTGGTGGGCGGAGGCGTCGGCCTTGTTCTCGCGCAATGGGCAAACAGTTTGCTGGTGCGCCTGGCGTCCGGCGGGCCGGACCTGATCTCGGTTGATCTTCATCCCGATGCTCGCATCCTGGGATTCACGCTTGCCCTCTCCATCCTCACCGGGGTCATGTTCGGATTGATCCCCTCGCTTCACTCGGCTCGGTTCGATTTGAACTCCATCCTCAAAGGCAGCGGCCGGGGTGCCACCGCTGACCGCGGCCGCAACCCCATCTCCAGAATGCCCGTGGGCAAGATCCTGGTCGTGGCGCAAGTGACCATATCTCTGCTGCTGCTGGTGGTGGCGGGACTTTTCGTGCGGAGTTTTCAAAAACTCGTGAACGTCGACCTCGGTTATAAACCTGACCGGTTCTTGTTGTTCCGAATCAACCCGCTTCAAAGCGGTTACCAAGGCGCCGCCCTGCTTCAGTTTCACCGGACCCTGCTGGAAAAAATCGCAGCAATTCCCGGCGTGCAGGGGGTGACCCTTTCGGAAAATGGTTTGTTCAGCCACACCGAGTCCGCCGACCCCATCTGGGTGGAGGGCTACACGCCGAAGACAGGCCCCGACAAGCATGCGCGATTCGATCAGGTGGGTCCCCGCTATTTTTCGACGGTGGGCATCCCTGTGGTAGTGGGTCGTGATGTTGATCCGCACGATGGCGGAAATGGTCCGCGGGTCGGCTGGATCAATCAGACCATGGCCCGATTCTATTTTCCAAATACGAATCCGCTGGGAAAACATGTCCGTGACGAGTATCCCGACAACCCCGGGGAATTTGAAATCGTGGGGGTCGTCGCCGATGCGAAGTACAACAGCCTTCGGGAAAAGACGCCGCGACGGTTCTATGTCCCCTTTTTCCATCCGATCACCGAGGTGGCCGCCGCTAACTTCGAGATTCGCACCCGGGCAGAACCGGCGGCAGTCGCGGCTTCGCTCCGCGATCTGGTAAAGTCGTTGGATCGATCCCTCCCCACGCTGCATGTCCATACAATGACGGAACTGGTCGACCAATCGTTGGCGCGGGAGCGCCTGATCACCAGTCTATCCGGATTATTTGGGACCCTGGCGGTGTTGCTCGCTTCCATTGGGCTTTACGCCGTCATGGCGTTTGCGGTGGCTCGAAGAACGAATGAGATCGGCATCCGCATGGCCCTGGGAGCGCAGCGCCGAAACGTCCTGGGGATTGTCATGCGGGAAACCTTGGTGCTGGTCCTGCTCGGGATCGGCATCGGACTGCCCGTGGTCTTTGCCACCACACGCCTGCTTTCACAACTGCTCTTTGGGCTGACGCCCGTCGACCCCGCCACAATCTTGATGGCCACGGTGGGGATGATTTCAGTCGCTGCCCTGGCAGCCTATCTCCCGGCCCATCGGGCAAGCCGGGTGGATCCCATGGTGGCATTGCGATATGAGTAG
- a CDS encoding ABC transporter permease, translating to METLFQDLRHGLRLLTKSPGFTVVAVLTLALGIGANTAIFSLVNAFLLKPLAFPQESQLMVLTGQTRQEKRTGISYPDFEDWRRQSGSFSALSTWMTQSVNLTGVEEPQRVRGGFVSANFFDVLGIKPAQGRAFLPGEDQPEGARVVVVNYGLWQTRFGADPGFVGKQLTLNGAVFTVVGILPPSFEFPLDKDRDEIWMPVSSYPDFSRDRSVSNLVAIGRLNPATTLSRAQAEMNTIAQRLAQEYPDIDGQRGVVVAPLHEVAVEEVRTSLLVLFAAVGFVLLIACANVSNLMLARASGRRKELALRSALGASRGRLILQMITESALLWLAGGALGLLVGDWALQAIQASAPLAFPPGLVPRLDGVVFGFTLLVAVVTGFLSALAPALQFSRPDLNNTLKEGGRISGEGSGQGWSQKLLLVSQVALSLVLLAGAGLMLKTVLRLSDISPGFRPEDLLTLEYRLPDTKYPEPAQQWNFHREVVDRVSGLSGVRSASVSLGIPFSGNIGSDPMVLLDRPEPPPGEEPIAETNLVDTHYFKTMEIPLLEGRLFSDQDRAGTPRVAIINQNMARRYWPGRDPLGSQIRVRDELALVGSGPSTIIGVAGNVKQEDLEDPASAQIYFAFQQNPFKFATLTVRTQGDPMLFANTVRRAVWSVDKDQPMWKVRSLESMLDRSLRARRYLMFLLGIYATLALGLATLGIYGVLSYAVNQRFQEIGVRMALGAQTGDVFRLVIREGMQLVLAGLGIGLAGAFALTRLMAGLLFGVTPTDPSTMAAVSALLTGVAFLGCYLPARRATRVDPMAALRCE from the coding sequence ATGGAAACATTATTTCAAGATCTCCGGCACGGCCTTCGTTTACTGACGAAATCGCCCGGGTTCACCGTGGTCGCGGTGCTGACGCTCGCCCTGGGAATCGGCGCCAATACGGCCATTTTTAGCCTTGTCAATGCGTTCCTCCTGAAGCCCCTCGCATTCCCCCAGGAAAGTCAACTGATGGTCCTCACCGGCCAAACCCGCCAGGAGAAGCGAACCGGAATCTCCTATCCGGATTTTGAGGATTGGCGGAGGCAAAGCGGGTCTTTCTCCGCCCTTTCCACATGGATGACACAGAGTGTGAATCTGACCGGGGTGGAAGAGCCGCAGCGTGTGCGCGGCGGATTTGTCTCCGCCAATTTCTTCGATGTGTTGGGCATTAAGCCCGCGCAGGGCCGCGCCTTCCTCCCGGGAGAAGATCAGCCGGAGGGGGCGCGCGTCGTAGTGGTGAATTACGGCCTGTGGCAAACGCGCTTTGGGGCCGATCCGGGGTTTGTCGGAAAACAACTCACTCTCAATGGCGCAGTGTTTACGGTGGTGGGAATCCTCCCGCCATCCTTCGAGTTTCCGTTGGACAAGGATCGGGATGAAATCTGGATGCCCGTGTCCAGCTATCCCGACTTTTCTCGAGATCGCAGTGTCTCTAATCTCGTGGCGATCGGCCGCCTGAACCCAGCCACCACCCTTAGCCGGGCACAGGCGGAGATGAATACCATCGCGCAACGACTTGCGCAGGAGTACCCGGATATAGACGGGCAGCGCGGTGTGGTGGTCGCGCCCTTGCACGAAGTGGCTGTGGAAGAGGTGCGAACCTCCCTCCTGGTGCTGTTCGCCGCCGTGGGCTTTGTCCTGCTGATCGCGTGCGCCAATGTGTCAAACCTGATGCTTGCCCGAGCGTCCGGGAGACGGAAGGAACTAGCTCTGCGTTCCGCCCTGGGCGCCAGCCGTGGTCGATTGATCCTGCAGATGATCACGGAAAGCGCCCTGTTGTGGCTGGCAGGAGGGGCACTCGGCCTCCTGGTGGGCGATTGGGCTCTACAGGCTATTCAGGCGTCGGCGCCCTTGGCTTTTCCCCCCGGCCTTGTCCCTCGCCTGGACGGAGTGGTCTTCGGGTTTACATTGTTGGTGGCGGTCGTGACCGGATTCCTTTCGGCGCTTGCTCCCGCGCTTCAGTTCTCCCGGCCGGATTTGAACAACACCCTCAAAGAGGGTGGGAGAATCTCAGGCGAAGGATCAGGTCAAGGATGGTCGCAGAAGCTGCTCCTGGTATCGCAGGTCGCACTTTCGTTGGTGCTTCTGGCCGGCGCAGGCCTGATGCTGAAGACGGTCCTCCGGCTCTCGGACATCAGTCCGGGGTTTCGCCCGGAGGATCTTCTGACCCTGGAGTACCGTCTACCTGACACGAAATACCCCGAGCCCGCACAACAATGGAATTTCCACCGTGAGGTGGTCGACCGCGTGAGCGGGCTTTCGGGTGTGCGGTCGGCCTCGGTCTCCCTGGGAATCCCATTCAGTGGAAACATCGGCTCGGATCCGATGGTTTTGCTGGATCGCCCGGAACCTCCTCCAGGGGAAGAACCGATCGCGGAAACCAACCTGGTCGATACCCATTACTTCAAAACCATGGAAATCCCGCTCCTCGAAGGACGGTTGTTCTCCGACCAGGATCGGGCCGGAACACCTCGCGTCGCGATCATCAACCAGAACATGGCGCGGCGCTATTGGCCGGGACGTGATCCGTTGGGAAGCCAAATCCGGGTGCGCGATGAGTTGGCGCTCGTGGGGAGTGGACCGTCGACGATCATCGGCGTCGCCGGCAACGTGAAGCAGGAGGACCTGGAGGACCCGGCAAGCGCGCAAATCTATTTTGCCTTCCAACAGAACCCGTTCAAGTTCGCCACCCTGACCGTTCGGACACAGGGCGATCCCATGCTGTTTGCCAACACAGTTCGTCGGGCGGTGTGGTCAGTGGACAAGGACCAGCCCATGTGGAAGGTACGTTCCCTCGAATCGATGCTTGACCGCTCTCTTCGCGCGCGGCGGTACTTGATGTTCTTGCTCGGTATTTACGCAACCCTGGCGCTTGGGTTGGCAACGCTCGGGATTTACGGAGTACTTTCTTACGCGGTGAACCAGCGCTTCCAGGAAATCGGCGTGCGGATGGCTTTGGGGGCACAAACCGGAGATGTATTTCGTCTGGTCATTCGAGAGGGGATGCAATTGGTGCTTGCCGGCCTGGGGATCGGACTCGCCGGCGCCTTTGCTCTGACGCGATTGATGGCAGGATTGTTGTTCGGGGTGACGCCCACCGACCCATCAACGATGGCCGCCGTGTCAGCACTTCTGACGGGAGTGGCATTCCTGGGATGCTATTTGCCGGCGCGCCGGGCAACCCGCGTCGATCCGATGGCCGCACTGAGATGCGAGTAG
- a CDS encoding SpoIIE family protein phosphatase — translation MNISTTMNPNRTKPKALIADDQTDVLEALRLLLKGEGFHTETVTSPAAVMTALQDQNFDILLMDLNYARDTTSGQEGLNLLSQIRELDATLPVVVMTAWGTIELAVEAMHQGVQDFVQKPWENERLMSILRTQVDLGRSRRKLLHLKTATKSLGEKIREVSELKPLMEIVSAHLQSALESESIVVFTRAPHEPAFTVASSVGFPEDDIGRLRFDLSSPIFELLEDLVRVEGQDFPSHEKSKLEEMKAALLVPVRMEGTLVAFLTVGCKRTGQRYDEQDSKFLSTIAGQVAAAVNHLRWQEQEREFKEAREIQQGLLPKEIPQIAGFEISGAWQPARAVGGDYYDVFKLSDTQIALCIADVVGKGMPAALLMSNVQAAVKAFASEFVSPKELCAKVNRVISGNIAPERFITSFYCVLYARSKKLVYTNAGHNAPMLVRRDGSLSRLTRGGAVLGVFRDGHYQEAEVELISGDRLILFTDGVTELTNPEGDEFGEDRLIELVRANLHLGADELQQKVMNAIVEFSGGEFQDDATMLVLAVE, via the coding sequence ATGAACATCTCGACGACAATGAATCCCAATCGCACTAAACCCAAAGCTCTGATTGCCGACGACCAGACTGATGTCCTGGAAGCACTGCGGCTTTTGTTAAAGGGGGAAGGGTTTCACACGGAAACAGTCACTTCGCCCGCAGCGGTCATGACGGCCCTTCAAGACCAGAATTTTGACATCCTCCTGATGGATCTCAACTATGCCCGCGACACGACTTCCGGACAGGAAGGATTGAACCTGCTTTCCCAGATTCGCGAACTCGATGCCACCCTTCCGGTCGTCGTGATGACCGCCTGGGGGACCATTGAGTTGGCGGTCGAAGCCATGCATCAAGGGGTTCAGGACTTTGTCCAAAAGCCCTGGGAAAACGAACGCCTGATGAGCATTCTTCGGACCCAGGTTGATCTCGGACGGTCGCGCCGCAAGCTACTTCACCTGAAAACTGCAACTAAGAGTCTGGGCGAAAAAATCCGGGAGGTCTCCGAACTCAAACCCCTCATGGAGATTGTCTCTGCACACCTTCAAAGCGCTTTGGAGAGCGAGTCCATTGTGGTCTTCACACGCGCGCCCCATGAGCCAGCCTTCACGGTGGCTTCTTCCGTAGGTTTTCCGGAGGACGATATCGGCCGCTTAAGATTTGACCTCAGCAGCCCGATCTTTGAGCTCCTCGAGGACCTGGTCCGGGTCGAAGGACAGGACTTCCCTTCCCACGAGAAATCCAAGCTGGAAGAGATGAAGGCCGCCCTCCTTGTCCCGGTTCGAATGGAAGGGACCCTCGTGGCTTTCCTTACCGTGGGATGTAAGAGAACGGGCCAGAGATACGATGAGCAGGACAGCAAGTTTTTGTCCACCATCGCAGGGCAAGTCGCCGCGGCCGTCAACCACTTGCGCTGGCAGGAGCAGGAGCGAGAGTTCAAGGAAGCCCGGGAGATCCAGCAGGGGTTGTTGCCCAAGGAGATCCCTCAGATCGCGGGATTTGAAATATCCGGGGCGTGGCAGCCCGCGCGCGCGGTGGGGGGAGATTATTATGATGTTTTCAAACTCAGCGACACGCAGATCGCCCTCTGCATCGCCGACGTGGTGGGTAAGGGAATGCCTGCGGCCTTGCTGATGTCCAATGTCCAGGCCGCTGTCAAAGCCTTTGCTTCGGAATTTGTTTCACCGAAGGAATTGTGCGCCAAGGTGAATCGCGTGATCAGCGGCAATATCGCCCCGGAGAGGTTTATCACGTCTTTTTACTGCGTCCTATATGCCCGGTCAAAGAAACTCGTATATACCAATGCGGGACACAACGCCCCGATGCTGGTGCGTCGCGACGGCTCGCTTTCCCGTCTGACCAGAGGGGGCGCGGTGCTGGGGGTGTTTCGCGATGGCCACTACCAGGAGGCGGAGGTGGAGTTGATCTCCGGCGATCGCCTCATTTTGTTCACCGATGGGGTGACCGAATTGACCAACCCGGAGGGTGACGAATTCGGAGAAGATCGGCTCATTGAACTGGTGCGTGCAAATCTTCATTTGGGCGCCGATGAGCTGCAGCAGAAGGTAATGAACGCCATCGTGGAATTCAGCGGCGGAGAATTTCAAGACGATGCCACCATGCTGGTGCTGGCGGTGGAGTGA